One window from the genome of Alkalihalobacillus sp. LMS6 encodes:
- a CDS encoding MBL fold metallo-hydrolase — protein MFKKTVTEHSTHNVHMANGKIKFRNVQLNTISFATDGIIIDAASASLHSLFAPFWQKHATDALYCTHIHEDHTGCANWFQQTRKVPVFLNNRSHKEAHQPGSYPIYRRLYWGNRKPFRPHPMPAQFQSRTSSWKSIYTPGHSYDHSALLNETTGQLFSGDLYVQTKTKVMMRSESIPEIIRSLEHVLQYEFDDVFCCHAGHLPKGKKQLQNKLDYLYELTDLVNSLHMQGKPVRDIQKTLFPRKYPITLFSFGQWNSKHIITSILKEPSR, from the coding sequence ATGTTTAAAAAAACAGTAACCGAGCACTCCACGCATAACGTCCATATGGCGAATGGAAAAATTAAATTCCGAAACGTTCAATTAAACACCATTAGCTTTGCAACGGATGGCATTATAATCGATGCAGCAAGTGCTTCTTTGCATTCCCTTTTTGCACCTTTTTGGCAAAAACACGCAACAGATGCGCTCTACTGTACACATATTCATGAAGACCATACAGGCTGCGCGAACTGGTTCCAACAGACCCGAAAGGTGCCCGTTTTTCTAAATAATCGTTCACATAAAGAAGCCCATCAACCAGGCTCATACCCGATTTATCGTCGCTTATATTGGGGAAATCGCAAACCATTTCGCCCTCACCCTATGCCAGCACAGTTTCAGAGCCGTACATCTTCATGGAAAAGTATTTACACACCAGGGCATTCTTATGATCATTCTGCCCTTCTTAATGAAACAACAGGACAGCTTTTTTCTGGAGATCTCTACGTCCAAACCAAAACGAAAGTTATGATGCGAAGTGAGTCAATCCCGGAAATCATTCGCTCGCTCGAACATGTTCTGCAGTACGAATTTGACGATGTGTTTTGTTGTCACGCAGGCCATCTTCCTAAAGGAAAAAAGCAGCTTCAGAATAAACTTGACTATCTATATGAGCTCACCGACCTTGTGAACTCCCTACATATGCAAGGCAAACCTGTTCGCGATATTCAAAAAACCTTGTTTCCACGTAAATATCCGATTACCCTTTTTTCTTTCGGACAGTGGAATTCAAAGCATATTATTACGTCTATTTTAAAGGAGCCTTCACGATAA